The following proteins are encoded in a genomic region of Ornithodoros turicata isolate Travis chromosome 6, ASM3712646v1, whole genome shotgun sequence:
- the LOC135398987 gene encoding protein tonB2-like isoform X3, which yields MNKAKAAAVKPEPQVEPTRILAETVPLPAEQLAPPPVEQPALPLPEPAPQLEPQPVPEPAPKPTVRLVLPPPARPGQRLIQPTPTRHQPRARTAPSSKEAHPATAAGVIKSAGATALEGAAQQDVNKEQKPGTTNQDASDMPNIPVRHARSDESQDPIPAIENSFKMMTTLQETGSGMAATGVTLNISTDSTTIPA from the exons ATGAATAAGGCCAAGGCTGCGGCGGTGAAACCCGAACCCCAGGTCGAACCGACACGGATCCTCGCAGAAACTGTTCCTTTGCCTGCCGAACAACTTGCCCCTCCTCCTGTTGAACAACCTGCCTTGCCACTTCCAGAGCCTGCTCCGCAACTTGAGCCACAGCCCGTCCCAGAGCCTGCTCCGAAACCTACAGTAAGGCTTGTCCTACCGCCCCCTGCGCGTCCAGGTCAACGAT TGATCCAACCGACTCCGACCCGTCACCAACCAAGGG CAAGAACTGCTCCGTCCTCAAAAGAAGCGCACCCCGCAACTGCAGCGGGGGTTATCAAATCAGCAG GAGCAACAGCTCTGGAGGGCGCAGCACAGCAAGACGTGAACAAAGAGCAGAAACCGGGAACCA CTAACCAGGATGCATCCGATATGCCGAATATTCCAGTTCGCCATGCCCGAAGTGACGAGTCCCAAGATCCGATCCCGGCCATAGAAAACTCCTTCAAAATGA TGACCACATTGCAGGAGACAGGAAGTGGCATGGCGGCGACGGGAGTCACCTTGAATATCAGCACTGACAGTACAACCATACCCGCTTAA
- the LOC135397488 gene encoding uncharacterized protein LOC135397488: MSADATSMAAAGRTDSDPTGICTSASRATCPTARESITSTRAYYRQQEGCFLDEIFPTISREPSLPISRAAPHNCCNGRYHKTFSRSNSRRCRNPEQAPNQLCSCASGPKCSTQSSFSTGVSIHSFGTVSGPKTAHLIPLIQFDSHSAPGETNMIAFVSGAILSILVVILVYLIFKYTSQGTSDIPKVPVLHKRSDEYEDLPIVEKSSKITITTQTTGNYLESTQGTFNMSSDSSSMTSSA, from the exons ATGTCTGCAGACGCCACGTCCATGGCAG CTGCAGGCCGAACCGATAGTGATCCCACGGGAATCTGTACCTCCGCGAGCCGAGCAACCTGTCCCACAGCTCGCGAGTCGATCACATCAACCAG AGCGTACTACCGTCAACAGGAAGGCTGCTTCCTTGATGAAAT TTTTCCAACGATCAGCCGTGAACCATCGCTCCCGATCTCGAG GGCCGCACCTCACAACTGCTGCAATGGGCGCTATCACAAAACCTTCAG CAGGAGCAACTCTCGCCGATGTCGCAACCCAGAACAAGCACCTAACCA GCTATGCAGTTGTGCCAGCGGACCTAA ATGTTCGACGCAGTCATCCTTTTC GACAGGCGTAAGTATTCATTCGTTCGGGACTGTGTCGGGACCGAAGACAGCACATTTAATACCACTGATACAATTTGATTCACACAGTGCTCCGGGTGAAACCAACATGATCGCTTTCGTCAGTGGAGCCATTTTAAGCATCCTGGTCGTCATACTCGTCTACCTCATCTTCAAATATA CTAGCCAAGGGACGTCGGACATACCCAAGGTCCCAGTCTTACATAAGCGAAGCGACGAATACGAAGACCTCCCAATCGTAGAAAAGTCCTCAAAAATAA CGATTACAACGCAGACGACCGGAAACTATTTGGAGAGTACGCAGGGCACCTTCAATATGAGCAGCGACAGTTCGTCCATGACATCGTCTGCTTGA
- the LOC135398986 gene encoding uncharacterized protein LOC135398986, which produces MYPLKQNEIKRIARQISNQSLQLKSILDSLPQNRGSNRGFDEADDDYDTQIPATTNVSHCSRPPTSHKVIMQVSISENDSEDTPPYENDSEWSVWENEMQKLTNSLRMLLGQLQSVSEDTAQNKRGRAAENTYVNRVATRKQSGGYRNREQASLPPHPPDRRSKHDLADYFKRVAAQMDLLAEALKTQSFSDAPPTAATQAPGSYRTSGPALLAAPMGGMQHGVQPSQERMAQAIAAQTRAMQAQAIAVQAMASQGMHPGMVAGAPMMLPGMAAPGMMGQGMLGPCGGAGGLELARRSSSDAKGRIKPLYAGVNRLTDHMKCVSGLFKEALGIVPAETRLTVADQEEIRFCLDRLTKNMDNMTSDLRRTVLASTVSSAPFSKELMEGLKKKEREKAAEKSKKVYDESDSGKDSESEEARGTRGGKGGRRDDSEDDSDSGGAGGKRRR; this is translated from the exons ATGTATCCGCTGAAGCAGAACGAGATCAAGCGGATAGCTCGGCAAATTAGCAACCAATCTCTCCAACTGAAAAGTATTTTGGACTCGCTGCCTCAAAATCGCGGATCCAACAGGGGATTCGATGAGGCAGACGATGACTACGACACCCAAATTCCCGCCACCACCAACGTCTCGCATTGCTCGAGACCGCCTACGTCGCATAAGGTCATAATGCAAGTGTCCATCTCCGAAAATGACTCTGAAGACACACCGCCCTATGAAAATGATTCGGAATGGTCCGTCTGGGAAAACGAAATGCAAAAGCTGACAAACAGCCTCAGAATGCTGCTCGGTCAACTCCAAAGCGTTTCAGAAGATACCGCGCAAAACAAACGTGGCAGGGCAGCCGAAAACACCTATGTGAATAGGGTCGCTACCAGGAAGCAGAGCGGAGGTTACCGTAACCGCGAACAGGCTTCGCTTCCACCCCATCCACCGGATCGACGTAGCAAACACGACTTGGCTGACTACTTCAAGCGTGTAGCAGCTCAGATGGATTTGTTGGCCGAGGCATTAAAGACGCAGTCGTTCAGCGACGCACCTCCGACGGCCGCTACGCAG GCCCCTGGAAGCTACAGGACCAGCGGACCAGCACTTCTTGCTGCACCAATGGGTGGAATGCAACACGGTGTACAGCCTTCCCAGGAAAGGATGGCGCAGGCCATCGCTGCGCAGACTAGGGCAATGCAAGCTCAAGCAATCGCGGTGCAAGCGATGGCCTCGCAAG GTATGCATCCAGGTATGGTAGCTGGTGCTCCCATGATGTTGCCGGGTATGGCGGCTCCAGGAATGATGGGACAAGGCATGCTGGGACCTTGCGGAGGAGCAGGAGGATTGGAATTAGCACGTCGCAGTTCCTCAGACGCAAAAGGCCGAATCAAACCCTTGTACGCGGGGGTCAACAGGCTAACTGACCACATGAAATGCGTGAGCGGCTTGTTCAAGGAAGCTTTGGGTATTGTGCCCGCGGAGACGAGGTTGACGGTTGCAGACCAGGAGGAAATTCGATTTTGCCTAGACAGATTGACGAAGAACATGGACAATATGACGAGCGACCTACGTCGTACGGTATTGGCGAGCACGGTTTCATCGGCGCCCTTCTCCAAAGAACTAATGGAAGGGCTgaagaagaaagagagggaAAAGGCAGCGGAGAAGAGTAAGAAAGTGTATGATGAGAGTGACAGTGGAAAGGACTCCGAGAGTGAGGAGGCCCGTGGGACGCGAGGAGGTAAAGGCGGGAGAAGAGACGATTCCGAGGACGATTCGGACAGCGGTGGTGCGGGTGGCAAAAGGAGGCGCTGA
- the LOC135398987 gene encoding uncharacterized protein LOC135398987 isoform X4 codes for MNKAKAAAVKPEPQVEPTRILAETVPLPAEQLAPPPVEQPALPLPEPAPQLEPQPVPEPAPKPTVRLVLPPPARPGQRLIQPTPTRHQPRARTAPSSKEAHPATAAGVIKSAGATALEGAAQQDVNKEQKPGTTVYDVVPANLSMPNHTHATTTTYITSTMTVAPPRV; via the exons ATGAATAAGGCCAAGGCTGCGGCGGTGAAACCCGAACCCCAGGTCGAACCGACACGGATCCTCGCAGAAACTGTTCCTTTGCCTGCCGAACAACTTGCCCCTCCTCCTGTTGAACAACCTGCCTTGCCACTTCCAGAGCCTGCTCCGCAACTTGAGCCACAGCCCGTCCCAGAGCCTGCTCCGAAACCTACAGTAAGGCTTGTCCTACCGCCCCCTGCGCGTCCAGGTCAACGAT TGATCCAACCGACTCCGACCCGTCACCAACCAAGGG CAAGAACTGCTCCGTCCTCAAAAGAAGCGCACCCCGCAACTGCAGCGGGGGTTATCAAATCAGCAG GAGCAACAGCTCTGGAGGGCGCAGCACAGCAAGACGTGAACAAAGAGCAGAAACCGGGAACCA CAGTCTACGACGTTGTGCCAGCTAATTTAAGTATGCCCAACCATACACATGCTACAACAACAACCTACATTACATCGACGATGACGGTTGCACCTCCTCGAGTCTGA
- the LOC135398987 gene encoding protein tonB2-like isoform X1, giving the protein MNKAKAAAVKPEPQVEPTRILAETVPLPAEQLAPPPVEQPALPLPEPAPQLEPQPVPEPAPKPTVRLVLPPPARPGQRLIQPTPTRHQPRARTAPSSKEAHPATAAGVIKSAGATALEGAAQQDVNKEQKPGTTVYDVVPANLNVVQQAYPVRKFSSTLTVFSTGRPDTSSWCGSDRISLWLRAGGIEHRPNAAGSGRGAERECRLTWLAVCPS; this is encoded by the exons ATGAATAAGGCCAAGGCTGCGGCGGTGAAACCCGAACCCCAGGTCGAACCGACACGGATCCTCGCAGAAACTGTTCCTTTGCCTGCCGAACAACTTGCCCCTCCTCCTGTTGAACAACCTGCCTTGCCACTTCCAGAGCCTGCTCCGCAACTTGAGCCACAGCCCGTCCCAGAGCCTGCTCCGAAACCTACAGTAAGGCTTGTCCTACCGCCCCCTGCGCGTCCAGGTCAACGAT TGATCCAACCGACTCCGACCCGTCACCAACCAAGGG CAAGAACTGCTCCGTCCTCAAAAGAAGCGCACCCCGCAACTGCAGCGGGGGTTATCAAATCAGCAG GAGCAACAGCTCTGGAGGGCGCAGCACAGCAAGACGTGAACAAAGAGCAGAAACCGGGAACCA CAGTCTACGACGTTGTGCCAGCTAATTTAA ATGTTGTCCAGCAAGCCTATCCTGTTCGTAAGTTCAGTTCGACACTCACGGTGTTTTCGACTGGTCGTCCCGATACTTCGAGCTGGTGCGGGTCAGACCGCATTTCACTCTGGCTTCGAGCCGGAGGAATCGAGCACAGGCCGAACGCGGCAGGTTCGGGCAGAGGAGCGGAGAGGGAATGTCGGCTAACATGGCTTGCGGTGTGTCCCTCGTAG
- the LOC135398987 gene encoding diacylglycerol kinase kappa-like isoform X6, with the protein MNKAKAAAVKPEPQVEPTRILAETVPLPAEQLAPPPVEQPALPLPEPAPQLEPQPVPEPAPKPTVRLVLPPPARPGQRLIQPTPTRHQPRARTAPSSKEAHPATAAGVIKSAGATALEGAAQQDVNKEQKPGTTVYDVVPANLNVVQQAYPVRHA; encoded by the exons ATGAATAAGGCCAAGGCTGCGGCGGTGAAACCCGAACCCCAGGTCGAACCGACACGGATCCTCGCAGAAACTGTTCCTTTGCCTGCCGAACAACTTGCCCCTCCTCCTGTTGAACAACCTGCCTTGCCACTTCCAGAGCCTGCTCCGCAACTTGAGCCACAGCCCGTCCCAGAGCCTGCTCCGAAACCTACAGTAAGGCTTGTCCTACCGCCCCCTGCGCGTCCAGGTCAACGAT TGATCCAACCGACTCCGACCCGTCACCAACCAAGGG CAAGAACTGCTCCGTCCTCAAAAGAAGCGCACCCCGCAACTGCAGCGGGGGTTATCAAATCAGCAG GAGCAACAGCTCTGGAGGGCGCAGCACAGCAAGACGTGAACAAAGAGCAGAAACCGGGAACCA CAGTCTACGACGTTGTGCCAGCTAATTTAA ATGTTGTCCAGCAAGCCTATCCTGTTC GACACGCGTAA
- the LOC135397599 gene encoding uncharacterized protein LOC135397599 isoform X1: protein MAFLTTMLMSLLAFLVFLRMGKRLQRITYVPTVDTNSETSLLVVPQEVSEEATSDPIGQVMALMDMDHVKSVMNAMFLPHKEKDVVELGGVLIIAVPMIFSALLASCCSLCSKMWTSPPSPDSSEDTPPAFYSCEARPSADASLSLKTPRGSQDHDGLEDSQLPDDALRSQRRISDVVFPAINRAMDRDSDVGVPCIFTPVEEERSRSMLSIISGRSSRHTTAEEVRVLKTSSVPLPRSPSRSIYCASSSRADLGRPRTAKSSPQTLDVNQRKSDAIPESALTMPSNSTVYMSFPIQLSNSSDDTIQPDESAYEDATQNMVDPGFGDPGVNLVYGYAQPHENDSAESVLESHWSTFDAPIPAGPPSSVDDLRNASKRTSHEIFGSLLEVCERNTHITFDVLLHELGLDGCMKLKEGRHSEVFRISGGRGMGVIKIIHTDYIIRQHDAVINEVLIGRELNNLAKFSKNHTCGFVELKGVYCVWDKYPDELVNACTVYESRKAYSVFNESIRDISRPYVVLHMPYAGQPLSKVQFDSVLELKAVMEQVSMTLAVSEAACSFEHRCLTSDHILIKANTERQEEFILQGRGVLIENYGIRASIIDFSTSRIETDTADVVIASNFARDLSERTKPEEVELLYRLQELIEPGWTAFCPQTNVFFLHYLLIQLIEHHREPLRHNRNGSDDGVWQELECWVSCLETCGSVTDFVRAVVLPEL from the exons ATGGCGTTCCTTACCACCATGTTGATGTCCCTCCTGGCATTTCTCGTGTTTCTTCGAATGGGAAAGCGCTTGCAACGGATCACGTATGTTCCCACGGTGGACACTAATTCTGAGACTTCCCTCTTGGTTGTTCCTCAAGAAG TGTCCGAGGAAGCGACGTCGGATCCTATAGGTCAAGTCATGGCGTTGATGGATATGGATCACGTGAAGAGCGTGATGAACGCAATGTTCCTTCCTCACAAGGAAAAGGACGTAGTAGAGTTGGGGGGAGTGCTCATCATTGCTGTACCCATGATATTTAGCGCCCTACTCGCCAG CTGCTGCAGTCTCTGTTCCAAAATGTGGACCTCCCCTCCATCGCCTGATTCGTCGGAAGATACTCCTCCCGCTTTTTACTCCTGCGAAGCTCGTCCATCGGCTGATGCGTCGCTATCGTTGAAAACACCGCGAGGATCAC AGGATCACGATGGCCTTGAGGATTCACAGCTTCCAGACGACGCTCTTCGTTCTCAAAGAAGGATTTCTGACGTCGTCTTTCCTGCCATCAACCGGGCCATGGATCGCGACTCTGACGTGGGCGTACCGTGTA TATTTACCCCCGTGGAAGAGGAACGAAGCCGTTCGATGTTAAGCATAATCAGCGGTCGATCATCGAGACATACAACTGCAGAGGAAGTACGAGTGTTGAAGACTTCTTCGG TGCCACTCCCAAGGAGTCCGTCCAGGAGCATCTACTGCGCGTCATCCTCCAGGGCAGATCTTGGCCGACCCAGGACAGCGAAGTCTTCGCCTCAGACATTAG ATGTGAACCAACGCAAGAGCGACGCAATACCGGAGTCTGCTCTTACCATGCCTAGCAACTCGACGGTGTACATGAGCTTTCCTATCCAGCTAAGCAACAGCAGTGATGACACCATTCAACCAGATGAGTCCGCCTACGAGGATGCCACGCAGAACATGGTGGATCCAGGGTTCGGAGACCCGGGTGTGAACCTTGTCTACGGCTACGCCCAGCCCCACGAGAACGATTCGG CAGAGTCAGTTCTTGAAAGTCACTGGTCCACTTTCGACGCCCCGATTCCTGCAGGACCTCCATCGTCCGTAGATGACTTGAGGAACGCATCCAAGAGGACGTCTCACGAGATCTTCGGTTCCCTCCTCGAAGTCTGCGAGCGCAACACACATATTACCTTTGACGTTCTCCTCCACGAACT TGGTTTGGATGGATGTATGAAGCTCAAGGAAGGTAGACATTCTGAAGTGTTTCGGATCAGCGGTGGCCGTGGCATGGGAGTAATCAAGATAATTCACACAGATTACATCATTAGACAACACGATGCTGTCATCAACGAAGTCCTGATCGGAAG ggagCTGAACAACCTAGCAAAATTTTCCAAGAACCATACCTGTGGATTTGTTGAACTAAAAGG TGTGTACTGCGTTTGGGACAAGTACCCTGATGAGCTGGTGAATGCTTGCACAGTCTATGAAAGCAGAAAGGCGTACTCAGTCTTCAATGAAA GTATCCGAGATATTAGCCGACCCTACGTTGTGCTTCATATGCCGTACGCTGGGCAGCCGCTATCTAAAGTACAG TTTGACAGCGTACTGGAGCTGAAGGCAGTCATGGAACAAGTCTCAATGACATTGGCCGTCTCCGAAGCGGCGTGTTCCTTCGAACATCGCTGCCTGACATCCGACCATATCCTCATCAAAGCCAACACGGAGAGGCAAGAAGAGTTCATCTTGCAAGGACGGGGCGTGCTCATTGAGAATTACGGGATCCGAGCGAGCATAATCGATTTCTCGACGTCCAGAATTGAAACGGACACAG CTGACGTCGTCATCGCCTCGAACTTCGCACGTGACCTCAGCGAGCGTACGAAGCCCGAAGAAGTGGAATTGCTCTACAGACTTCAGGAACTAATTGA ACCCGGCTGGACGGCGTTCTGCCCGCAGACTAACGTCTTCTTCCTGCACTATCTTCTCATACAGCTTATCGAGCACCATCGGGAACCTCTGCGTCATAACCGGAACGGCTCAGACGATGGGGTTTGGCAAGAGCTCGAATGTTGGGTGTCATGCCTGGAGACTTGTGGAAGTGTCACTGACTTCGTGAGGGCTGTTGTGCTGCCGGAGCTATAG
- the LOC135398987 gene encoding protein TonB-like isoform X2 — translation MNKAKAAAVKPEPQVEPTRILAETVPLPAEQLAPPPVEQPALPLPEPAPQLEPQPVPEPAPKPTVRLVLPPPARPGQRLIQPTPTRHQPRARTAPSSKEAHPATAAGVIKSAGATALEGAAQQDVNKEQKPGTIYDVVPANLNVVQQAYPVRKFSSTLTVFSTGRPDTSSWCGSDRISLWLRAGGIEHRPNAAGSGRGAERECRLTWLAVCPS, via the exons ATGAATAAGGCCAAGGCTGCGGCGGTGAAACCCGAACCCCAGGTCGAACCGACACGGATCCTCGCAGAAACTGTTCCTTTGCCTGCCGAACAACTTGCCCCTCCTCCTGTTGAACAACCTGCCTTGCCACTTCCAGAGCCTGCTCCGCAACTTGAGCCACAGCCCGTCCCAGAGCCTGCTCCGAAACCTACAGTAAGGCTTGTCCTACCGCCCCCTGCGCGTCCAGGTCAACGAT TGATCCAACCGACTCCGACCCGTCACCAACCAAGGG CAAGAACTGCTCCGTCCTCAAAAGAAGCGCACCCCGCAACTGCAGCGGGGGTTATCAAATCAGCAG GAGCAACAGCTCTGGAGGGCGCAGCACAGCAAGACGTGAACAAAGAGCAGAAACCGGGAACCA TCTACGACGTTGTGCCAGCTAATTTAA ATGTTGTCCAGCAAGCCTATCCTGTTCGTAAGTTCAGTTCGACACTCACGGTGTTTTCGACTGGTCGTCCCGATACTTCGAGCTGGTGCGGGTCAGACCGCATTTCACTCTGGCTTCGAGCCGGAGGAATCGAGCACAGGCCGAACGCGGCAGGTTCGGGCAGAGGAGCGGAGAGGGAATGTCGGCTAACATGGCTTGCGGTGTGTCCCTCGTAG
- the LOC135398987 gene encoding uncharacterized protein LOC135398987 isoform X5 yields the protein MNKAKAAAVKPEPQVEPTRILAETVPLPAEQLAPPPVEQPALPLPEPAPQLEPQPVPEPAPKPTVRLVLPPPARPGQRLIQPTPTRHQPRARTAPSSKEAHPATAAGVIKSAGATALEGAAQQDVNKEQKPGTIYDVVPANLSMPNHTHATTTTYITSTMTVAPPRV from the exons ATGAATAAGGCCAAGGCTGCGGCGGTGAAACCCGAACCCCAGGTCGAACCGACACGGATCCTCGCAGAAACTGTTCCTTTGCCTGCCGAACAACTTGCCCCTCCTCCTGTTGAACAACCTGCCTTGCCACTTCCAGAGCCTGCTCCGCAACTTGAGCCACAGCCCGTCCCAGAGCCTGCTCCGAAACCTACAGTAAGGCTTGTCCTACCGCCCCCTGCGCGTCCAGGTCAACGAT TGATCCAACCGACTCCGACCCGTCACCAACCAAGGG CAAGAACTGCTCCGTCCTCAAAAGAAGCGCACCCCGCAACTGCAGCGGGGGTTATCAAATCAGCAG GAGCAACAGCTCTGGAGGGCGCAGCACAGCAAGACGTGAACAAAGAGCAGAAACCGGGAACCA TCTACGACGTTGTGCCAGCTAATTTAAGTATGCCCAACCATACACATGCTACAACAACAACCTACATTACATCGACGATGACGGTTGCACCTCCTCGAGTCTGA
- the LOC135397599 gene encoding uncharacterized protein LOC135397599 isoform X2 has protein sequence MAFLTTMLMSLLAFLVFLRMGKRLQRITYVPTVDTNSETSLLVVPQEVSEEATSDPIGQVMALMDMDHVKSVMNAMFLPHKEKDVVELGGVLIIAVPMIFSALLASCCSLCSKMWTSPPSPDSSEDTPPAFYSCEARPSADASLSLKTPRGSQDHDGLEDSQLPDDALRSQRRISDVVFPAINRAMDRDSDVGVPCIFTPVEEERSRSMLSIISGRSSRHTTAEEVRVLKTSSVPLPRSPSRSIYCASSSRADLGRPRTAKSSPQTLDVNQRKSDAIPESALTMPSNSTVYMSFPIQLSNSSDDTIQPDESAYEDATQNMVDPGFGDPGVNLVYGYAQPHENDSESVLESHWSTFDAPIPAGPPSSVDDLRNASKRTSHEIFGSLLEVCERNTHITFDVLLHELGLDGCMKLKEGRHSEVFRISGGRGMGVIKIIHTDYIIRQHDAVINEVLIGRELNNLAKFSKNHTCGFVELKGVYCVWDKYPDELVNACTVYESRKAYSVFNESIRDISRPYVVLHMPYAGQPLSKVQFDSVLELKAVMEQVSMTLAVSEAACSFEHRCLTSDHILIKANTERQEEFILQGRGVLIENYGIRASIIDFSTSRIETDTADVVIASNFARDLSERTKPEEVELLYRLQELIEPGWTAFCPQTNVFFLHYLLIQLIEHHREPLRHNRNGSDDGVWQELECWVSCLETCGSVTDFVRAVVLPEL, from the exons ATGGCGTTCCTTACCACCATGTTGATGTCCCTCCTGGCATTTCTCGTGTTTCTTCGAATGGGAAAGCGCTTGCAACGGATCACGTATGTTCCCACGGTGGACACTAATTCTGAGACTTCCCTCTTGGTTGTTCCTCAAGAAG TGTCCGAGGAAGCGACGTCGGATCCTATAGGTCAAGTCATGGCGTTGATGGATATGGATCACGTGAAGAGCGTGATGAACGCAATGTTCCTTCCTCACAAGGAAAAGGACGTAGTAGAGTTGGGGGGAGTGCTCATCATTGCTGTACCCATGATATTTAGCGCCCTACTCGCCAG CTGCTGCAGTCTCTGTTCCAAAATGTGGACCTCCCCTCCATCGCCTGATTCGTCGGAAGATACTCCTCCCGCTTTTTACTCCTGCGAAGCTCGTCCATCGGCTGATGCGTCGCTATCGTTGAAAACACCGCGAGGATCAC AGGATCACGATGGCCTTGAGGATTCACAGCTTCCAGACGACGCTCTTCGTTCTCAAAGAAGGATTTCTGACGTCGTCTTTCCTGCCATCAACCGGGCCATGGATCGCGACTCTGACGTGGGCGTACCGTGTA TATTTACCCCCGTGGAAGAGGAACGAAGCCGTTCGATGTTAAGCATAATCAGCGGTCGATCATCGAGACATACAACTGCAGAGGAAGTACGAGTGTTGAAGACTTCTTCGG TGCCACTCCCAAGGAGTCCGTCCAGGAGCATCTACTGCGCGTCATCCTCCAGGGCAGATCTTGGCCGACCCAGGACAGCGAAGTCTTCGCCTCAGACATTAG ATGTGAACCAACGCAAGAGCGACGCAATACCGGAGTCTGCTCTTACCATGCCTAGCAACTCGACGGTGTACATGAGCTTTCCTATCCAGCTAAGCAACAGCAGTGATGACACCATTCAACCAGATGAGTCCGCCTACGAGGATGCCACGCAGAACATGGTGGATCCAGGGTTCGGAGACCCGGGTGTGAACCTTGTCTACGGCTACGCCCAGCCCCACGAGAACGATTCGG AGTCAGTTCTTGAAAGTCACTGGTCCACTTTCGACGCCCCGATTCCTGCAGGACCTCCATCGTCCGTAGATGACTTGAGGAACGCATCCAAGAGGACGTCTCACGAGATCTTCGGTTCCCTCCTCGAAGTCTGCGAGCGCAACACACATATTACCTTTGACGTTCTCCTCCACGAACT TGGTTTGGATGGATGTATGAAGCTCAAGGAAGGTAGACATTCTGAAGTGTTTCGGATCAGCGGTGGCCGTGGCATGGGAGTAATCAAGATAATTCACACAGATTACATCATTAGACAACACGATGCTGTCATCAACGAAGTCCTGATCGGAAG ggagCTGAACAACCTAGCAAAATTTTCCAAGAACCATACCTGTGGATTTGTTGAACTAAAAGG TGTGTACTGCGTTTGGGACAAGTACCCTGATGAGCTGGTGAATGCTTGCACAGTCTATGAAAGCAGAAAGGCGTACTCAGTCTTCAATGAAA GTATCCGAGATATTAGCCGACCCTACGTTGTGCTTCATATGCCGTACGCTGGGCAGCCGCTATCTAAAGTACAG TTTGACAGCGTACTGGAGCTGAAGGCAGTCATGGAACAAGTCTCAATGACATTGGCCGTCTCCGAAGCGGCGTGTTCCTTCGAACATCGCTGCCTGACATCCGACCATATCCTCATCAAAGCCAACACGGAGAGGCAAGAAGAGTTCATCTTGCAAGGACGGGGCGTGCTCATTGAGAATTACGGGATCCGAGCGAGCATAATCGATTTCTCGACGTCCAGAATTGAAACGGACACAG CTGACGTCGTCATCGCCTCGAACTTCGCACGTGACCTCAGCGAGCGTACGAAGCCCGAAGAAGTGGAATTGCTCTACAGACTTCAGGAACTAATTGA ACCCGGCTGGACGGCGTTCTGCCCGCAGACTAACGTCTTCTTCCTGCACTATCTTCTCATACAGCTTATCGAGCACCATCGGGAACCTCTGCGTCATAACCGGAACGGCTCAGACGATGGGGTTTGGCAAGAGCTCGAATGTTGGGTGTCATGCCTGGAGACTTGTGGAAGTGTCACTGACTTCGTGAGGGCTGTTGTGCTGCCGGAGCTATAG